CGCTCTCCGCGCCCGAGACGCCCGCCAGTTCGGCGGCCGTCGTCAGCGTCCGCTCGAACGTCCCCGTCTGACTGCGATCGTACAGCGTCGCCGCCGGGTGCAGACAGATCAGCACCCGCCGGGGCGTCCCGTCGATCCGCACCTCCTCGACCGTCCCCGCCTCCTTCGTCACGGCGACCGACCGCCCGAGCAGGTGCTCGGAGGGGACCTTCCCGAGCGCGACGATCACGTCGGGGTCGAGCAGTTCGATCTCCCGTTCGAGGTAGCCCCGGCAGTTCGCGAGTTCCTCCGTCGTCGGGTCGCGGTTCTCCGGGGGGCGACACCGCACGCAGTTGGCGATCCGGACCGTCTCGCGGTCCAGACCGACGGTCCGCAGCGTCTCGTCGAGCACCGACCCGCTGCGACCGACGAACGGTTCGCCCTGCGCGTCCTCCTCGGCGCCGGGTCCCTCGCCGACGAAGAGCACGTCGGCGTCCTCGGGGCCGGTCCCGTCGACGATCCGGCTCCGGGACTCGACGAGCGCCGGGCAGCGCTCGCAGGCGGTCACCTCGAGGCCCTCTCTCTCCTCGTCCATGGTCGTCGCTGGGGCGGACGGCTACTACGTCTTTTGGGTCGCCGCCGGCCGCTCAGTCGTCCCGGTAGGCGTCGGCGGCGCGCGCGGCCACCCGGGCGACGCGAACCGGCTCCGGGCGCCCGCCCTCGGGCGTGAACGCCCGCAGGACCTCGTCGGCTTCCGCGGGGTCGACGCCGACGGCCCGGACGTAGACCGTCTCGTCGTTCAGCCGTAGCTCCCGGCGCGGCGGCAGCGAGCGGTACGTCGCGAGGCGGCGTGCGAGCGCGTCGCCGTCGAACGCCTCGCGCAGGCCCGTTTCGAGGCCGTCGCTCTCCTCGAAGGTGACGGCGACGACGGGCCGGTCGGCCGCCTCGGCGATCGCTTCGAGGTCGAGCAGGTTGTACCACGCGGGCGCGACGGCGCCGAGCAGGAGCCAGCGGGCGTCGGGGCGTGCGAGGTCGTCGACCAGCGAGACGACGGCGTCGGTGGCGTCGGTCCCGCCGACGGCACAAGACGAGAAGACGAGGCCGTCGACGACGCGGTCGGCGCGGACGACGGCGCCGGCGAGGGTGCTCCGGCTCCGGTCGCCGCGGTACGACTCGGCGACCCCCAGTGCCCGAACCCCGGGTTTCATCGCTCGACCGGCGCGCTCACTCCTCGTCTTTGATCTCCTTCAGGCGGTCGAGGAGTTCGTCGTTCGAGGCGCCGTTCTCGAACTCGATGGTACCCCGGTGTTCGGTTTCGGACGATTGCACGGCGTCTTCCTCGTCGAAGTCGGCCTCGACGTCGCGCTGTTCGGACTCGTCGTAACTCCCGAATCCCATGTGTGCGTATAGTAACTTGTGACGGATAAATTCACCGCGTATCACGTCGCCAACAGCTCTCGCGAGACAGCGTTTTTGCCGCCGGCGGTCGAGGCTCCCCGCATGGAGGTTCACCACGTCACCGAGGACGCGGAGACGTTCACCTGCAACGCCTACCTCGCGCGCGCCGACGGCAACGCGACGCTCGTCGACGCGGGCGCCTACGAGGGCGTCGTCGACGCGATCCGGCGGCGCGTCGACGACCTCGACGCGGTCGTCCTCACCCACCAGCACGGCGATCACGTCGCCGAACTCGACGCCGTCTGCGAGGCGTTCGACCCCGAGGTGTACGCCTACGCCGACCACCCGCGGCGGACGCGCGCCCTCGGGGACGGCGACGCCGTCGCGATCGGCGACGAAGCGTTCGAGGTCGTCCACACGCCGGGCCACGCCGACGACCACGTCTCGCTCGTCTCCGAGACGACGCTGTTCTCCGGCGACGTGGTCGTCCACGACGACGGCGCCTTCGACTACGGCAGTTTCGGGCGCACCGACATGCCCGGCCAGTCCCGCGAGGCCCTCATTCAGAGCATCGAGACCCTCCTCGACCGGATGCCCGACGCCGTCGAGCACATGTACGCGGGTCACGGTGGCGTCTTCCACGGGGACGTCCGCGACGTCGTCGAGACCGCGTTAGAGCGGGCGGAGAAACGGGAGCCGAAGTATCCGGAGGAATAACGGAGCCGACGCTGTCCGTTCTCGTCCGAGACGCGAGAGGAGACTCCGATCAGGCCGCGCGGGCTTCCTTCGCCTTCGGGCGGAGCTTCGAGTAGCCGCACTTGCGGCACTTGTCGGCTCGCGCCGGGTTGCGCGCGTTGCACTTCATGCAGATCATCTTCTCGAGGGTCCGCTTCTCGGCGGCGTCGAAACTGGCCATGTCGTCCGGTTGGCCGCTGACGCATATAATCGCTGTGATCCACGCGTTACTCGTCGGCGAGGTAGTCCGCCTGGACGGCGACGACCTCGCTCGAATCCGCGCAGTCGGCGTACCGCCGCAGGGGCTCCTCGTTGAGCGTCAGGAAGGTCTCGCCCCAGCGGAACGGTTCGAGCAGGTCCTCGGCCCCGGCCCGGTCGCCGAAGATCCGGAGCGCGGCGGCCAGCGCTTCGGCGGTCGTCAGCCGGAAGGGCCGGCCGTAGTTGACGGGGTTGGCCGCGACGAGAAAGGGCAGCGCGCGGTGGACGCCGTTCATCCGGAACGACGCCGCCTCGGCGGACTCCCACGAGCAGTCGAGCGCGACGAGCGTTTCGAGCCCCGCCTCGGCGTCGGCGGGCGAGAGCGCCCGCTCGGCGTGGGGGTTGAGCACGACGCCGTAGGGCACCCCCCGCATCGACCGGTGGAGCGTCGCCCGGTCGAAGCGTTCGAGGCGCCGGGCGGTGCACTTGTCGGGGTCGTCGTCGCCCTCGTAGTAGACGTGGACCTCCACGCCCGGCGGTAGGGGCGAGCGGGGCAAAAGCGGACCGACTCGTCGCTACCCCTCGTGGATCGTCTCGCCGCGGTTCAGCCGCGCCGCGATGGTGAACGTCTGCTCGGCCTCGCGTCTGGTGGGGGTGTGTGCGGCCACGTACCGGGCGGTCGCGATCATCGGGATCCGACGGGTGCGCTCGTCGACCGCGTCGTCGGCGCGCGCCGTCTCACGGCCGTCGTCCGTTCGACCGTTCGCGGCGCGTGGCGCCGCGCGGTCGTACTGCCGGAACGCCGCCTCGACGTTCTGGAGGGTGTGGAAGCCGGCGTCCTCGCGCAGCAGGCCGTGCCCGAGCGTCCGCTTCAGGGCCGCGGGGTCGCCCCCGCAGTCGAAGAACTCGGCGACGAGGCGCCCCGCCTCGTTCACCGCGCCCTCGCGGTCGAAGGTCCCGAGCAGGTCCTCGCGGATCCGGTCGGGGTCGCGGCCCGACGCCTCGTCGCCGGGGTCGGGGATCGGCGTCGGCGGCGTGTTGAGAAAGCGGTCGAGGTAGACGTTCATCGCCGCGTCGAAGACCCCGCGGTAGAGTTCGACCGCGTCGGTCCGACGGGTCGCCCCGTGGACCGCGTTCGCGTAGGTGAACGTGTGGTGGACGGTGTTCCAGTCGTCGAACTCGTTTGCGACGCCGAACTGCGCGACCCGGGTCGCGGCGGCGCGGGCGACCGCGGCCGCGAGCGCCTCGGTCCTCGCCCCCTCGCGGATCGCCCCGGTCAGGGCGTCGACGATCGCCTCGGGGTCGTCCGAGAGCAGCGTCTCCCGGAACCCGGCGGGTGGCTCCCACGTCTGCCCCTCGCCCTCGCGGGCGAGGGCTTCGAGTCCGGAGGTCTCGGTGACGTCGCCGCCGTAGACGTCCGCGAGCAGCGCCACGAGGTCGACCGGCTGGCGCCACGCGGAGCGCTCGTCGCTGCGGGCGGCGGTCGCCAGCGGTTCGACGAGGGCCGCGAGCGCGTCGCCCGCGAACGCCCAGCCGACGTGGTCGAGGGTCTCGAACGCCGTGTTCGCGAAGTCGAGGACGTGGCCCGTCGAGAGGTAGGGGTGGTCGGTCGCGGCGGCGAAGACGATCTCCGCCACCTCGGCCTCCGAGTGGCCGGCGGCGACCGCGGTGCGGAGACAGCGCTCGGCGCCGTCGGCGTCCCGGACCTCGATGCAGTCGCGGAACCACGACTTGAGGCGGTCGAACGCGACCGCCTCGGTCGAGAACGACGGCTGGTCGAAGTGTGGCGACTCGTCGGCGCAGTCGCTCGCGACGTGGCGGGCGCCGGTGTAGAGCGCGCGCTTTCGGTCCTCCGCGGCGAGGTCGTCGAACAGGTTCGCCGCACAGCCGAGGATCGTCAGCCCGCGGCCCCAGCCCGACTCCCGGTAGCGGGTGCCGAACTCGAGGGTCGCGGCCGTCGGCTCCGCGAAGTCGACGCCGGCGTCGAGCAGGCCGATCGTCGACTTCGCGGTCACCAGCCGCAGGTTCTCCTCGAGGCCCGTCTCCAGTCGCTCGGCCCAGTGCTCGGCCGGGGGCTTCTCGCGGGGCGGGTCGGGGTCCACGTAGACGGTGCCGTCGCGGACCTCGACGGGATAGGTCCGCACGTCGTCGGCCCACGGGTCGAACGTGTCGCCACAGGAGAGTTCGAACCGGGCGTGGTGCCAGTGACAGGTGAGGATGCCGTCGTCGACGGTCCCCTCGGCGAGGGGAAAGCCCATGTGCGGACAGCGGTTGTCCACCGCCCGGACCTCCCCCTCGTGGTAGAACAGCGCGATCGCGGTGCCGTCCGCCGAGACCAGCGCTCGCCCGTCGGCTCGCAACTCGTCGAGGTCGACCGCTTCGACGAGGTCGGTGTCACTCGTTGCCATGCCACAGGCTTCGACGAGGCGTCACAAAACCGTTCGCTGAAGCGCGTTTTTGAAAGCGCGGCGAGGGGTCGGGGCGACCGTAGCGTTTCTGTCCCGGGGAGACGAAAGGGAGCCATGGCCGAAGCGACGGACGACGGCGGCGCCGACGGACCCGAATCGATCGCCCGCGCGTACTACGACGCCCTCGACGGGGGCGACTACGACGCGCTCGCGTCGCTGCTCGCACCCGAGTTCGTCCAGCGCCGCCCGGACCGGACGTTCGAGGGCCGCGAGGCGTTCGTCCGGTTCATGCGCGAGGGGCGGCCGAACCCCGACACCCGCCACGAACTGCGCGAGGTCGTCGGCGACGAGGGCCGGGTGGCCGTCCGCGGGCGCCTGCTCGACCGCGAGAGCGGCGCGGAACTGCTGGCGTTCGCCGACCACTTCGCCGTCGCGGACGGCCGGATCGTCCGGATCGAGACCTACACGCGGTGAGTCAGGCCGAGCAGTTGTTCGGCCCCAGTTCGAGTTCGACGCGGTCCTCCGGAGGCTCCTCGCGGACGCCGCGGTTGAGTTCGATGATCTCCTCGTAGTTGGCCGGCTTCTCGCCCGCGTCGGCCATCCGGTCGACGAACGCCGCCTCGTCGAGCGAGAGCAGGTCGATCCCCGTCCGGGCCTCGCCGACCGTCGTCGCGATCGGTTCGCCCGGCGAGCCGTGGCCGAACTCGCCCTCGGAGGTGACCTCGACGTGGCCGGGGAGGATCGTGATCCCGTCGGGTTCGGCGAGGAGCGTCCGGTGGAGCGAGCCGTAGAGCAGCCGCGCACCCCTCTCGGCCCCCTCGTTCGCGGCGTCGCCGCTCGCGTCTTCCGAGTCGCCCTCTCCGAACTCGAGTTCCGTCCGCCCCACCGAGTCGACGTGGAGCGTGTCGGCCGTCAGCAGGGCGGCGTCGTCGACGAGCAGCGAGAGCGACTCGCTCGTGTGCCCCGGCGTGTGCAACGCCTTCACGTCGAGGTCGCCCACGTCGAGCACCTCGTTGCGCGCGAGCGGTTCGTACTCGTAGGCGAGGTCCCGTTCTTCGGCGTGCTCGCCGAGGTAGTAGGGGACGCCGAGGTCGCCGGCGAGCCGTCGGCCGCCCGTGAGGTGGTCGGCGTGGACGTGCGTGTCGATCACGGCCTCGATCGTCAGCCCGTGCTCGGCGGCGGCCACCTCGAACTCGCCGGTGTCCTCGGTGGGGTCGACGACGACCGCCGCGCCCGTCTCCCCGCCGACGACGTAGCCCAGACAGCCCTTCGCCCGGCGCTGGACCTGTACGACCGTCGGGCCGCCGACGTCGACCGCGACGTGGTCGTAGACGCCGCTCCAGTCTTTCATGCCGCCCTCGACGGCCTGAACCTCGAACTCGTCGGTCGCGGACGCGAGTTGCGTCGCGAGGTTGCCCGACGAGAGCCCCTTCGCGCAGATGGCGACGATCCGGTCGTGGTCGCCGACGACCGCCCGCAGGTCGTCTAGCTGGCCGTCCTCGTCCAGATCCTCCTCGGGGCCGAAGGGGAAGTTCGTCGCGCCCTTCACGTGCCACGCCTCGAAGCTCTCCTCGGGGCGGGTGTCCAGCAACACGAACTCCGCGTCCTCGTCCTGGAGTTCCGCGAGCCGTTCGGCGGTGAGCGTGGTGACCATGTCGCCGGCTACGTCCCGAGTCGCCCTAAACGCGGACGCTGTGTACGAAGGCACCGGGTCGAGACCGAAAGCTGATGCCGCTTCGCTGATACGATCGCCCATGGATCCCCGCGAACTGCGCGACGAAGCCGACGAGTGGGTCGACGCCGGCATCGTCAGCCGCGAGCAGGCAGACGCCATCGTCGCCCGCTACGAGGGCGACGGGGGCGGGCGCTCGCGTCTCGTCGTCGGCCTCGCACTGATGGGCGCCGTCCTCGTCGGCGCCGGCCTGTTCTGGCTGCTGGCGGACGTCTGGGACGGCCTCGGCCGGGCGGCCCGGACCGCGGTGCTCGTCGCGGTCCCCCTCGGGGCCGCGGCTGCCGGCGAGGCGGCCTCGCGCAACCGCGCGCCGCGGGTGGGCCACGCGCTCCGGTTTCTGGCGGCGGCGTTCGTCGGCCCGTCGGTGTTCATGCTCGCGGACGTCTGGTCGCTGTCGGTCTCCGTCGAGTGGCTCCTGCTCGTCTGGGCCGCGGTCGCCCTGCCGGTCGGCCACGTCCGGACCTCCCGGCCGACGGTCGCACTCGGGTTGCTCGTCGCGGGCGCGACGGTGTTCACGCTCGAAGCGGGTGTGGACCTCCCCGTCGCGGTCGGCCTCTTCGGCGTCGTCGTCTTCGCGCTCGGGTCCCGGTACCGCCGCCGCGGCGAGCGCCGCCTCGCCGACGCCTACCGGATCGTCGGCGCCCTCCTCGCGATCGGGACGCTGCTCGCGCTCTCGTTCGAGGGGTGGGGGTACGACCGGCGGACGCTGGAAGCGAGTGCCGTCCTCGTCGCCGCGGCCCTCGCGGCCGTCGGGGCCGCCCTCGCGACGCGACGCGCCGCCGCGGGCCGGGGCGGGCGCGCCGAGTGGACGTGGACCGCCGCCGCGGCCGCGGGCGTGCTCGTCGCCGCGGGCGTGATCTCGCTGGTGCCGCCGCTGCCCGGCTTCGCCGCCCTGCTGGCCGTCCACGCCCTCTCGCTCGCGGCCCTCGTCGCGACCGTCGGCGTCGCGGCGGCGACCGACTCGCCGGCGTTCGCGAACCTCGTGGCGGTCGCGCTGTTCGTCCAGATCGCCTCCTTCTTCGCCTCCACCCTGATCGAGGCGATGCCCGGCGCGACCGCGCTCGTCGTCGTCGGGACGTTGCTGTTGCTGGTCGCGCTCGCTCTCGAACGCGGCCGCCGGCGCCTGCTCGAACGGATCGCGGACGAAGAGTGACGGAGATCAGTCGCGTTCGCCGGCGCCAAGCGCGCTCTCGCCGACTTTCCGGTGGCCCTCGATGGCCTCCTGACCGTCCATGTACGGCCGCAGCGCCTCGGGAATCGTGACGGTGCCGTCGTCGTTCTGGTAGTACTCGAGGACGGCCACCATCACGCGCGGCAGGGCGAGGCCGGAGGCGTTCAGCGTGTGGAGGTACTCGGCGCTCTCGTGGCGCTCGGGGCGGTAGCGCAGGCCGGCCCGTCGGGCCTGGAAGTCCTCGAAGTTCGAGGCACTCGAGACTTCGAGCCAGCGGCCGCCGTCCTCGGGGCCGTCGTCCATGTCGTCGCCGGGCGCCCAGACCTCGATGTCGTAGGTCTTGGCCGAGGCGAACGTGAGGTCGCCGGTGCAGAGTTCGATGACCCGGTAGGGGAGGTCGAGACGCCGGAGGACCTCCTCGGCCTCGTCGACGAGTTCTTCGAGGCGGTCGTAGCTGGTCTCGGGTTCGACGAAGTTGACGAGTTCGACCTTGTTGAACTGGTGGACCCGGACGATGCCGCGGGTCTCGGTGCCGTGCTCGCCGGCCTCGCGCCGGAAGTTGGGCGTGTACGCCTGATGTTTCAACGGGAGGTCCTCTTTCAGCAGGATCTCGTTGGCGTACATGTTCGTCACGGGGACCTCCGCGGTCGGGCAGAGCCAGAGGTCCTCGTCGTCGTACTCCTCCTCGTTGCTCCCGCCGAGGCGGTAGGCGTCGTCGACGAACTTGGGGAACTGGCCGGTGCCGCGCATCGACGCGCTCTTGACGGGGACCGGCGGGAAGACGTCGACGTAGTCCTGCTCGCGGTGGACGTCCATCATGAACTGGATCAGGGCGTGTTCGAGGCGCGCGCCGTCGCCCTTGAGGAAGTAGAAGCCGGACCCGGTGGTCTTCGCGGCGCGGGCCTCGTCGATGATATCGAGGTCCTCGCCGAGGTCGTAGTGGGGGGTGACCTCGTCGGCGTCGACGCGGAGGTCCTCGAACCCCTCGCGGCGGACCTCCTCGTTGAACCGCTCGTCGAGGCCGAGCGGGACGCTCTCGTGGGGCACCTGCGGAATGTCGAGCAGTCGCTCCCGCAGTTCGGTCGCGAGTTCGTCGGCCTCGGACTCGACGGCCTCGATCTCGTCTTTGAGTTCGCGGGAGCGCTCGATCGCCGCCTCCCGCTTCTCGTCCTCGCCCGCGGCGACGAGCTTTCCGATCCGCTCTGTCACCTCGTTTCGCTCGTGGCGGAGGTCGTCCCCGCGGGCTTTCAGTTCGCGCCAGCGTTCGTCGAGGTCGAGTACCGCGTCGAGGTCGACGTCGGCGCCCCGGTTGTCGAGGGCCGTGCGCACCTCGTCGGGGTGCTCGCGCAGGTAGGTCCGGTCGATCATCGGACGTGGATTCTTTGCGGCCGGCAAAAACCGTGTCGGAAGTGTGCGACGGACGGACACGGCGTCGCGGGCGCTCAGAGCGTGCCGACGGCCGCGCGGGCGAGACCGATCGCGACGAGCGAGACCAGCAGGTTCGCCCCGGCGGTGGCGACGGCGAGGCGGCGGTCGCCGCGCTCCCACAGGCCGACGGTCTCGACCGAGAACGACGAGAACGTCGTGAACGAACCGCAGACGCCGGTACCGAACAGCAACAGCGCGGAGCCGTCCGCGCCGGCGAAGACCGCCGCGCCGAGGGCGAAACTCCCGAGCGCGTTGACGGTCAGCGTCGCCGCCGGGAACCGGCCGGCAGACACCCGGAGCGAGACCCAGTGTCGGAGGACGGCGCCGAGCGCGCCGCCGGTGCCGACGACGTGTGCGGGGTCGGGGTCGAGCGAGACCGCCGCCGCGGGGTCGATGGGGGCGACGGCGAGCGCGGCGGCGAGGGCGGCCGCGACCGCCGCGCTCACGCGCTCTCACCTCCGAGCGGCCGCGGCCGGACGTCGCCGATCCGGCCGGCGAACGCCCGGCCGACGAGGACGCCGGCGAACCCCAGTCCGTAGTTGGCCGCGACGATTCCGGCCGCGAGGCCCGCGCTCGCGGCGGTCGCCGTCAGGAGGGCGAACGTGCTGTAGGTCGTCAGCGACGAGAGAAAGCCCGTCGTGAAGACCAGCCGGGACTTGCGGTCGAGGACGCCCGCGTAGCGGGCCTCGTAGACCACGAAGCCGAGGACGGCGCTGCCGAGGACGTTGACGAGCAGGATCGCCGCCGTCTCGGGGAGCAGGTCGGTCGCGAA
The Salinilacihabitans rarus DNA segment above includes these coding regions:
- a CDS encoding 50S ribosomal protein L40e encodes the protein MASFDAAEKRTLEKMICMKCNARNPARADKCRKCGYSKLRPKAKEARAA
- a CDS encoding MBL fold metallo-hydrolase, whose amino-acid sequence is MEVHHVTEDAETFTCNAYLARADGNATLVDAGAYEGVVDAIRRRVDDLDAVVLTHQHGDHVAELDAVCEAFDPEVYAYADHPRRTRALGDGDAVAIGDEAFEVVHTPGHADDHVSLVSETTLFSGDVVVHDDGAFDYGSFGRTDMPGQSREALIQSIETLLDRMPDAVEHMYAGHGGVFHGDVRDVVETALERAEKREPKYPEE
- a CDS encoding DUF2157 domain-containing protein; its protein translation is MDPRELRDEADEWVDAGIVSREQADAIVARYEGDGGGRSRLVVGLALMGAVLVGAGLFWLLADVWDGLGRAARTAVLVAVPLGAAAAGEAASRNRAPRVGHALRFLAAAFVGPSVFMLADVWSLSVSVEWLLLVWAAVALPVGHVRTSRPTVALGLLVAGATVFTLEAGVDLPVAVGLFGVVVFALGSRYRRRGERRLADAYRIVGALLAIGTLLALSFEGWGYDRRTLEASAVLVAAALAAVGAALATRRAAAGRGGRAEWTWTAAAAAGVLVAAGVISLVPPLPGFAALLAVHALSLAALVATVGVAAATDSPAFANLVAVALFVQIASFFASTLIEAMPGATALVVVGTLLLLVALALERGRRRLLERIADEE
- a CDS encoding uracil-DNA glycosylase, whose translation is MDEEREGLEVTACERCPALVESRSRIVDGTGPEDADVLFVGEGPGAEEDAQGEPFVGRSGSVLDETLRTVGLDRETVRIANCVRCRPPENRDPTTEELANCRGYLEREIELLDPDVIVALGKVPSEHLLGRSVAVTKEAGTVEEVRIDGTPRRVLICLHPAATLYDRSQTGTFERTLTTAAELAGVSGAESGQTRLGEF
- a CDS encoding Rieske (2Fe-2S) protein, yielding MATSDTDLVEAVDLDELRADGRALVSADGTAIALFYHEGEVRAVDNRCPHMGFPLAEGTVDDGILTCHWHHARFELSCGDTFDPWADDVRTYPVEVRDGTVYVDPDPPREKPPAEHWAERLETGLEENLRLVTAKSTIGLLDAGVDFAEPTAATLEFGTRYRESGWGRGLTILGCAANLFDDLAAEDRKRALYTGARHVASDCADESPHFDQPSFSTEAVAFDRLKSWFRDCIEVRDADGAERCLRTAVAAGHSEAEVAEIVFAAATDHPYLSTGHVLDFANTAFETLDHVGWAFAGDALAALVEPLATAARSDERSAWRQPVDLVALLADVYGGDVTETSGLEALAREGEGQTWEPPAGFRETLLSDDPEAIVDALTGAIREGARTEALAAAVARAAATRVAQFGVANEFDDWNTVHHTFTYANAVHGATRRTDAVELYRGVFDAAMNVYLDRFLNTPPTPIPDPGDEASGRDPDRIREDLLGTFDREGAVNEAGRLVAEFFDCGGDPAALKRTLGHGLLREDAGFHTLQNVEAAFRQYDRAAPRAANGRTDDGRETARADDAVDERTRRIPMIATARYVAAHTPTRREAEQTFTIAARLNRGETIHEG
- a CDS encoding nuclear transport factor 2 family protein, with protein sequence MAEATDDGGADGPESIARAYYDALDGGDYDALASLLAPEFVQRRPDRTFEGREAFVRFMREGRPNPDTRHELREVVGDEGRVAVRGRLLDRESGAELLAFADHFAVADGRIVRIETYTR
- the serS gene encoding serine--tRNA ligase; this translates as MIDRTYLREHPDEVRTALDNRGADVDLDAVLDLDERWRELKARGDDLRHERNEVTERIGKLVAAGEDEKREAAIERSRELKDEIEAVESEADELATELRERLLDIPQVPHESVPLGLDERFNEEVRREGFEDLRVDADEVTPHYDLGEDLDIIDEARAAKTTGSGFYFLKGDGARLEHALIQFMMDVHREQDYVDVFPPVPVKSASMRGTGQFPKFVDDAYRLGGSNEEEYDDEDLWLCPTAEVPVTNMYANEILLKEDLPLKHQAYTPNFRREAGEHGTETRGIVRVHQFNKVELVNFVEPETSYDRLEELVDEAEEVLRRLDLPYRVIELCTGDLTFASAKTYDIEVWAPGDDMDDGPEDGGRWLEVSSASNFEDFQARRAGLRYRPERHESAEYLHTLNASGLALPRVMVAVLEYYQNDDGTVTIPEALRPYMDGQEAIEGHRKVGESALGAGERD
- a CDS encoding MBL fold metallo-hydrolase; amino-acid sequence: MVTTLTAERLAELQDEDAEFVLLDTRPEESFEAWHVKGATNFPFGPEEDLDEDGQLDDLRAVVGDHDRIVAICAKGLSSGNLATQLASATDEFEVQAVEGGMKDWSGVYDHVAVDVGGPTVVQVQRRAKGCLGYVVGGETGAAVVVDPTEDTGEFEVAAAEHGLTIEAVIDTHVHADHLTGGRRLAGDLGVPYYLGEHAEERDLAYEYEPLARNEVLDVGDLDVKALHTPGHTSESLSLLVDDAALLTADTLHVDSVGRTELEFGEGDSEDASGDAANEGAERGARLLYGSLHRTLLAEPDGITILPGHVEVTSEGEFGHGSPGEPIATTVGEARTGIDLLSLDEAAFVDRMADAGEKPANYEEIIELNRGVREEPPEDRVELELGPNNCSA
- a CDS encoding DUF367 family protein, which produces MEVHVYYEGDDDPDKCTARRLERFDRATLHRSMRGVPYGVVLNPHAERALSPADAEAGLETLVALDCSWESAEAASFRMNGVHRALPFLVAANPVNYGRPFRLTTAEALAAALRIFGDRAGAEDLLEPFRWGETFLTLNEEPLRRYADCADSSEVVAVQADYLADE
- a CDS encoding DUF99 family protein, whose translation is MKPGVRALGVAESYRGDRSRSTLAGAVVRADRVVDGLVFSSCAVGGTDATDAVVSLVDDLARPDARWLLLGAVAPAWYNLLDLEAIAEAADRPVVAVTFEESDGLETGLREAFDGDALARRLATYRSLPPRRELRLNDETVYVRAVGVDPAEADEVLRAFTPEGGRPEPVRVARVAARAADAYRDD
- a CDS encoding fluoride efflux transporter FluC, encoding MSAAVAAALAAALAVAPIDPAAAVSLDPDPAHVVGTGGALGAVLRHWVSLRVSAGRFPAATLTVNALGSFALGAAVFAGADGSALLLFGTGVCGSFTTFSSFSVETVGLWERGDRRLAVATAGANLLVSLVAIGLARAAVGTL
- a CDS encoding CrcB family protein, translated to MSRDHPLARLETLALIGIGGFAGSNLRYFATDLLPETAAILLVNVLGSAVLGFVVYEARYAGVLDRKSRLVFTTGFLSSLTTYSTFALLTATAASAGLAAGIVAANYGLGFAGVLVGRAFAGRIGDVRPRPLGGESA
- a CDS encoding DUF5786 family protein; this translates as MGFGSYDESEQRDVEADFDEEDAVQSSETEHRGTIEFENGASNDELLDRLKEIKDEE